Proteins encoded within one genomic window of Mesorhizobium sp. AR10:
- a CDS encoding NAD(P)/FAD-dependent oxidoreductase, with protein MLDIAIVGGGIIGICAAAYLAEAGRNVTIFDRTGICEETSSGNAAAFAFSDVLPLAHKGMIRQLPKWLADPLGPLSIPPAYLPKLLPWLFRFWRAGRTDRYEAGLAAQAGMMRLAEAEWAGLMARSGTGNMLHEDGSLELYESKAEFKASLPGWAARQRFGIGFRHVEGGDLAALQPGLSPRFIKGTFVPGWKTVADPKLLGKAVWAYAQSKGARFEKVRVEHVEAMQDGATLMLADGTTRQAKQLVIAAGAWSHLLARNLGDRIPLETERGYNTTLPKTAFDVKRQLIFSGHGFVITPLDTGVRVGGAVELGGIERPPNYARSKALLEKAQLFLPGLNPSGGREWMGFRPSLPDSLPVIGRTQKGRSVVYAFGHGHLGLTQAAATGRLIRELILGQNPSLDLSAFSPNRF; from the coding sequence ATGTTGGATATCGCCATCGTCGGTGGTGGTATCATCGGCATCTGTGCCGCCGCCTATCTGGCCGAGGCGGGACGAAACGTCACGATCTTCGATCGGACGGGCATTTGCGAGGAGACGAGCTCCGGCAATGCCGCCGCCTTCGCCTTTTCCGACGTGCTGCCGCTTGCCCACAAGGGCATGATCCGGCAATTGCCGAAGTGGCTTGCCGATCCGCTCGGCCCGCTCAGCATCCCGCCCGCCTATCTGCCGAAGCTTTTACCCTGGCTGTTCCGCTTCTGGCGCGCCGGGCGCACCGACCGCTACGAGGCCGGCCTGGCTGCGCAAGCCGGGATGATGCGGCTTGCCGAGGCCGAATGGGCCGGGTTGATGGCACGCTCCGGCACAGGAAACATGCTGCACGAGGACGGCTCGCTCGAACTCTATGAAAGCAAAGCGGAGTTCAAGGCGTCGCTGCCCGGCTGGGCGGCAAGGCAGCGGTTCGGCATCGGCTTTCGCCATGTCGAAGGCGGTGATCTTGCAGCCTTGCAGCCAGGCCTGTCCCCACGCTTCATCAAGGGCACGTTCGTGCCGGGATGGAAGACCGTCGCCGACCCGAAGCTGCTTGGTAAGGCGGTCTGGGCTTATGCGCAGAGCAAAGGCGCGCGTTTTGAAAAGGTCCGGGTCGAGCATGTAGAAGCTATGCAGGATGGCGCGACGCTGATGCTGGCCGACGGCACGACGCGACAGGCAAAACAGTTGGTCATCGCCGCCGGTGCGTGGTCGCATCTCCTGGCAAGAAATCTCGGCGATCGCATCCCGCTGGAGACCGAGCGGGGCTACAACACGACGCTGCCGAAGACCGCCTTCGACGTGAAGCGGCAGCTGATCTTTTCCGGCCATGGCTTCGTCATCACGCCGCTCGATACCGGCGTGCGCGTTGGCGGCGCGGTCGAGCTCGGCGGCATCGAGCGGCCGCCCAATTATGCCCGCTCGAAAGCGCTGCTCGAAAAGGCGCAACTCTTTCTGCCGGGGCTCAATCCGTCAGGCGGCCGCGAGTGGATGGGGTTTCGTCCGTCACTGCCGGATTCGCTTCCCGTCATCGGCCGCACGCAAAAAGGTCGGTCGGTGGTCTATGCTTTCGGCCACGGCCATCTCGGACTGACCCAGGCAGCAGCGACCGGGCGGTTGATCCGCGAGCTCATTCTCGGGCAAAATCCCTCGCTTGATCTTTCTGCCTTTTCTCCGAACCGCTTCTGA
- a CDS encoding DUF6867 family protein, with protein sequence MQGILYEEPSIWQFFFVTCLLGGWAAWMTGKACAQTWRSFIQLFAYMLGLGIAIRFIHHALFNGTMFSLHYYIIDTIVLLIVGFVGYQYTRTNQMVTQYNWLYERASLLSWKPKG encoded by the coding sequence ATGCAGGGCATTCTCTACGAGGAACCCTCGATCTGGCAGTTCTTCTTCGTCACCTGCCTACTTGGCGGCTGGGCGGCGTGGATGACCGGCAAGGCCTGCGCGCAGACATGGCGCAGCTTCATCCAGCTGTTCGCCTATATGCTCGGCCTCGGCATCGCCATAAGGTTCATCCATCACGCGCTGTTCAATGGCACGATGTTTTCGCTGCATTACTACATCATCGATACCATCGTGCTGCTGATAGTCGGCTTCGTCGGCTATCAATACACGCGCACCAACCAGATGGTGACGCAGTATAATTGGCTCTACGAAAGAGCTTCGCTCTTGAGCTGGAAACCGAAAGGTTGA
- a CDS encoding dihydrodipicolinate synthase family protein, with the protein MWTGVFPAVTTKFTEDDRLDHTEMERCFALQMEAGCDGIIVCGSLGEGPMLSHDEKIEVLKTAQKVAGKKPVLLTVNEAGTREAASIASRAAKEGANGLMVVPSPIYHTNEQETVAALRAVAEAGDLPVMIYSNRLAYRVDVTVDQMEELATDKRFVAIKESSDDIRRSTEIINRFGDRYDLFTGVDNLAFEALSVGAIGWVAGLVTAFPRETVAIYQLMKQGRREEALAIYRWFRPLLDLDVSTYLVQNIKLAEVFAIDTNDRVRMPRQPLSGERRKAVEKIVRDALAVRPKLPTF; encoded by the coding sequence ATGTGGACTGGAGTTTTTCCCGCCGTCACGACCAAATTCACCGAGGACGACCGCCTCGACCATACCGAGATGGAGCGCTGCTTTGCGCTGCAGATGGAGGCCGGCTGCGACGGCATCATCGTCTGCGGCTCGCTCGGCGAAGGGCCGATGCTGTCGCATGACGAGAAGATCGAGGTACTCAAGACGGCACAGAAGGTGGCCGGCAAGAAGCCGGTCCTGCTGACGGTCAACGAAGCCGGCACCCGCGAGGCGGCAAGCATCGCGAGTCGTGCCGCCAAAGAGGGCGCCAACGGGCTGATGGTGGTGCCGAGCCCGATCTACCACACCAATGAGCAAGAGACGGTCGCGGCTTTGCGCGCTGTCGCCGAGGCCGGCGACCTGCCGGTGATGATCTACTCCAACCGGCTGGCCTACCGCGTCGACGTCACCGTCGACCAGATGGAAGAGTTGGCGACGGACAAGCGTTTCGTCGCCATCAAGGAATCCTCCGACGACATCCGCCGTTCGACCGAGATTATCAACCGCTTCGGCGACCGCTATGATTTGTTCACCGGCGTCGACAATCTGGCGTTCGAGGCGCTGTCGGTCGGCGCCATCGGCTGGGTGGCCGGACTGGTCACTGCCTTCCCGCGCGAGACGGTCGCCATCTACCAGTTGATGAAGCAGGGCCGCCGCGAGGAAGCGCTGGCCATCTACCGCTGGTTCCGGCCGCTGCTTGACCTCGACGTGTCGACCTATCTGGTGCAGAACATCAAGCTCGCCGAAGTCTTCGCGATCGACACCAACGACCGCGTGCGCATGCCGCGCCAGCCGCTGTCGGGCGAGCGCCGCAAGGCGGTCGAGAAGATCGTCAGGGATGCACTGGCGGTGCGGCCGAAGCTGCCGACGTTCTAA
- a CDS encoding branched-chain amino acid ABC transporter permease: MQYFVQQLINGLTLGSIYGLIAIGYTMVYGIIGMINFAHGDIFMVGAFTALIVFLILGALFYSVPIVIALLIMMIVAMLLTSLYNWTIEKVAYRPLRGSFRLAPLITAIGMSIALSNFVQVTQGPRNKPIPPMVSQVYTIGGVSVSLKQIIIVVVTAILLALFWYLVNRTSLGRAQRACEQDRKMAALLGVDVDRTISITFIMGAALAAVAGTLFLMYYGVVVFSDGFTPGVKAFTAAVLGGIGSLPGAVLGGLLIGFIESMWSAYFSIDYKDVAAFSILAIVLIFLPSGILGRPEVEKV; encoded by the coding sequence ATGCAGTACTTTGTCCAGCAGCTTATCAACGGGCTGACGCTGGGATCGATCTATGGGCTGATCGCGATCGGCTACACGATGGTCTACGGCATCATCGGCATGATCAATTTCGCCCATGGCGACATTTTCATGGTCGGTGCCTTCACCGCCCTCATCGTTTTCCTCATCCTCGGCGCTCTGTTCTACTCGGTGCCGATCGTCATCGCGCTGCTGATCATGATGATCGTGGCGATGCTGCTCACCAGCCTCTACAACTGGACGATCGAGAAGGTGGCCTACCGGCCGCTGCGCGGTTCGTTCCGGCTGGCGCCGCTGATCACCGCGATCGGCATGTCGATCGCGCTGTCCAATTTCGTCCAGGTGACGCAAGGGCCGCGCAACAAGCCGATCCCGCCGATGGTGTCCCAAGTCTACACCATCGGTGGCGTCAGCGTGTCGCTGAAGCAGATCATCATCGTCGTGGTCACCGCGATCCTGCTGGCGCTGTTCTGGTATCTCGTCAACAGGACCTCGCTTGGTCGAGCGCAACGCGCATGCGAGCAGGACCGCAAGATGGCGGCGCTGCTTGGCGTCGATGTCGACCGCACCATCTCGATCACCTTCATCATGGGCGCCGCCCTTGCCGCCGTCGCCGGAACGCTGTTCCTGATGTATTATGGCGTGGTGGTGTTTTCCGACGGCTTCACGCCCGGTGTGAAGGCCTTTACCGCGGCCGTGCTCGGCGGCATCGGCTCGCTGCCCGGCGCCGTGCTCGGCGGGCTGTTGATCGGCTTCATCGAGAGCATGTGGTCGGCCTATTTCTCCATCGACTACAAGGACGTCGCCGCCTTCTCCATCCTGGCGATCGTGCTGATCTTCCTGCCGTCCGGCATTCTGGGCCGGCCAGAAGTCGAAAAGGTCTGA
- a CDS encoding ectoine synthase, which translates to MFTRQLADVEKSDFFVDWGNGTSHRLLTQRDGMGFTVCHTVVRAGSESRLHYRRHFEACYCIAGTGEVEDMSGHVHRIEPGTIYVLDEHDDHYLRADAANDMILVSVFNPPLMGTERHALGQDSGSAY; encoded by the coding sequence ATGTTTACGAGACAATTGGCTGATGTAGAAAAATCTGACTTCTTCGTCGATTGGGGCAATGGCACGAGCCATCGCCTGCTGACGCAGCGAGACGGCATGGGGTTCACCGTCTGCCATACGGTGGTGCGCGCAGGCAGTGAATCGCGCCTCCACTACCGCCGGCATTTCGAGGCCTGCTACTGCATTGCCGGCACCGGTGAGGTTGAAGACATGTCCGGCCATGTGCACCGTATCGAACCTGGCACGATCTATGTGCTGGATGAACATGACGACCACTATCTGCGCGCGGACGCGGCCAACGACATGATCCTGGTCAGTGTGTTCAACCCTCCCTTGATGGGCACCGAGCGGCACGCCCTGGGTCAGGACAGCGGCTCGGCCTACTGA
- a CDS encoding 4-hydroxyproline epimerase, translating to MARHSFFCIDGHTCGNPVRLVAGGGPLLNGSTMMERRAHFLAEYDWIRTGLMFEPRGHDVMSGSILYPPTREDCDIAILFIETSGCLPMCGHGTIGTVTMAIEHGLIKPKTPGMLRLDTPAGLVTAEYKQVGEYVEEVRITNVPSFLYAEGLTVECPGLGEISVDVAYGGNFYAIVEPQKNYRDMADHSAGDLIAWSPVVRHRLNEKYSFVHPENPGINRLSHMLWTGAPTVAGADARNAVFYGDKAIDRSPCGTGTSARMAQLHARGKLKAGDDFVHESIIGSLFKGRVEKEVTVAGKPAIIPSIGGWARMTGLNTIFIDDRDPFAHGFVVK from the coding sequence ATGGCACGCCATTCCTTTTTCTGCATCGACGGCCATACCTGCGGCAATCCGGTGCGGCTGGTCGCCGGCGGCGGGCCGCTGCTCAACGGCTCGACGATGATGGAGCGGCGCGCGCATTTTCTGGCCGAGTATGACTGGATCCGCACCGGGCTGATGTTCGAGCCACGCGGTCATGACGTGATGTCCGGCTCGATCCTCTACCCGCCGACGCGGGAGGACTGCGACATCGCCATCCTGTTCATCGAAACCTCGGGCTGCCTGCCGATGTGCGGTCACGGCACCATCGGCACGGTGACGATGGCCATCGAACACGGGCTGATCAAGCCGAAGACGCCGGGGATGCTCAGGCTGGATACGCCGGCCGGCCTGGTCACCGCCGAATACAAACAGGTTGGCGAGTATGTCGAGGAGGTGCGCATCACCAATGTGCCGTCCTTCCTCTATGCCGAGGGGCTGACGGTCGAATGCCCTGGGCTCGGCGAGATCAGCGTCGATGTCGCCTATGGCGGCAATTTCTACGCCATCGTCGAGCCGCAGAAGAATTATCGCGACATGGCCGACCATTCGGCCGGCGACCTCATCGCCTGGAGCCCTGTGGTGCGGCATCGGCTCAACGAGAAATATTCCTTCGTGCATCCCGAGAACCCCGGCATCAACCGGCTGTCGCATATGCTGTGGACCGGTGCGCCGACGGTGGCTGGCGCGGACGCCCGCAACGCCGTCTTCTACGGCGACAAGGCGATCGATCGCTCGCCTTGCGGCACCGGCACCTCGGCGCGGATGGCGCAGCTCCACGCCAGGGGCAAGCTCAAGGCGGGCGACGACTTCGTCCATGAATCGATCATCGGCTCGTTGTTCAAGGGCAGGGTCGAGAAAGAGGTCACGGTGGCGGGCAAGCCGGCGATCATTCCTTCGATCGGCGGCTGGGCGCGGATGACCGGACTGAACACGATCTTCATCGACGACCGCGATCCGTTCGCGCATGGGTTCGTCGTCAAGTGA
- a CDS encoding GNAT family N-acetyltransferase — translation MDGYDERHPDDRLAGNHPLLLMRDGAPVGTARLDVAGPRLGIVRLVAIEPNLQRRGLGRILMQEVENYARGFGLERLEVNAAKEAEGFYQSLGWMTVRSDRNPLMTKALNPGEIPS, via the coding sequence TTGGATGGCTATGACGAACGGCATCCCGACGACCGTCTTGCGGGCAACCATCCACTGCTCCTCATGCGCGATGGCGCGCCGGTAGGGACTGCCAGACTGGACGTTGCCGGTCCGCGTCTCGGCATCGTCAGGCTTGTTGCCATCGAACCAAATCTGCAGCGGCGCGGCCTGGGCCGGATACTTATGCAAGAGGTCGAGAACTATGCCCGCGGGTTTGGCTTGGAGCGGCTTGAAGTCAATGCCGCCAAGGAGGCAGAAGGGTTTTATCAAAGCCTCGGTTGGATGACCGTCCGGTCCGACCGGAACCCGCTGATGACGAAAGCCCTCAACCCCGGAGAAATCCCGTCGTGA
- a CDS encoding ABC transporter ATP-binding protein codes for MAGTTLLDIKGVQTYYGNIRALNGVDVTVNEGEIVALIGANGAGKSTLMMTIFGAPRARAGTITFAGTDITQMPTHEIARMRIAQSPEGRRIFPRMTVMENLQMGASLDNLKHYDEDVEKVFTLFPRLKERIAQRGGTLSGGEQQMLSIGRALMARPKLLLLDEPSLGLAPLIVKQIFDAIRELNRTQGLTVFLVEQNAFGALKLATRGYVMVNGNVTMSGTGKELLANPEVRAAYLEGGHH; via the coding sequence ATGGCCGGCACAACATTGCTCGATATCAAGGGCGTCCAGACCTATTACGGTAACATCCGGGCGCTGAACGGCGTCGATGTCACCGTCAACGAGGGGGAGATCGTCGCGCTGATCGGCGCGAACGGCGCCGGCAAGTCGACGCTGATGATGACCATCTTCGGTGCGCCGCGGGCGCGCGCGGGCACCATCACCTTCGCAGGCACCGACATCACCCAGATGCCGACCCACGAGATTGCGCGCATGCGCATCGCCCAGTCGCCTGAGGGCCGCCGCATCTTCCCGCGCATGACGGTGATGGAAAACCTGCAGATGGGCGCCAGCCTCGACAACCTCAAGCACTATGACGAGGACGTCGAGAAGGTGTTCACGCTGTTCCCGCGCCTCAAGGAGCGCATCGCCCAGCGCGGTGGCACGCTGTCGGGCGGGGAGCAGCAGATGCTGTCGATCGGACGCGCGCTGATGGCGCGGCCGAAGCTGCTTTTGCTCGACGAGCCGTCGCTGGGTCTGGCACCGCTGATCGTCAAGCAGATCTTCGACGCCATCCGCGAACTGAATCGCACACAAGGGCTGACCGTATTCCTGGTCGAGCAGAACGCCTTCGGCGCGCTGAAGCTCGCCACCCGCGGCTATGTCATGGTCAACGGCAACGTGACGATGAGTGGTACCGGCAAGGAACTTCTCGCCAATCCGGAAGTGCGTGCCGCCTACCTCGAAGGCGGCCACCACTGA
- a CDS encoding LysR substrate-binding domain-containing protein has translation MDYIPLNAVRAFEAAARHLSFSAAGEELHVTHPAISHQIRRLEEWLGVSLFHRDARKVRLTEAGVILHASASGALAELGATCRRIRRNAALETLSVGCIPSIASRWLVPRLADFTARHPGIGMRVAYAKAEERLGDGQNDVLITLGADPSPGVTSLKLFSRFNQPVCSPHYLAGKDHLRTPAGIAVADLLHDETREGWREWFLEAGLPNVDVGNGPVFADFNILATAVIAGHGVALCPVEVFRDELKRGDLIVLSKVATNLDKGYFLTMLAHASPAAFKFADWFRQEVSADTEAGESQAG, from the coding sequence ATGGACTACATCCCGCTGAATGCCGTTCGCGCTTTCGAGGCGGCGGCTCGCCATCTGAGCTTTTCTGCTGCCGGCGAAGAGCTTCACGTGACCCACCCGGCCATCAGCCACCAGATCAGGCGGCTGGAGGAATGGCTGGGCGTATCGCTGTTTCATCGGGATGCACGCAAGGTGCGCCTGACCGAAGCCGGAGTGATCCTTCACGCCTCGGCGAGCGGCGCCCTCGCCGAGCTCGGCGCCACGTGCCGCCGCATTCGTCGCAATGCCGCCCTGGAAACCCTGTCTGTCGGCTGCATTCCCTCAATCGCCAGCCGCTGGCTGGTGCCGAGGCTGGCGGATTTTACCGCCCGTCACCCCGGCATCGGCATGAGGGTCGCCTACGCCAAGGCCGAGGAGAGGCTGGGCGACGGCCAGAACGACGTGCTGATCACGCTCGGCGCCGATCCATCTCCCGGCGTCACCAGTCTCAAGCTGTTTTCCCGTTTCAATCAACCGGTGTGCAGCCCCCATTATCTCGCCGGCAAGGATCATCTGCGCACGCCGGCCGGCATCGCCGTCGCCGATCTGCTGCACGACGAGACTAGAGAGGGCTGGCGCGAATGGTTTTTGGAGGCAGGATTGCCCAACGTGGATGTGGGCAACGGGCCGGTTTTCGCCGACTTCAACATTCTGGCGACGGCGGTCATCGCCGGTCACGGCGTGGCGCTCTGTCCGGTGGAAGTTTTTCGCGACGAGTTGAAGCGTGGCGATCTGATCGTTCTGTCGAAGGTCGCGACGAACCTCGACAAGGGCTACTTCCTGACGATGCTGGCGCATGCCTCACCGGCAGCGTTCAAATTCGCCGACTGGTTTCGCCAGGAGGTTTCGGCGGACACGGAGGCAGGCGAATCTCAAGCCGGGTAG
- the livM gene encoding high-affinity branched-chain amino acid ABC transporter permease LivM, whose product MAVTVSPESDVVASPIQRAFREALYAGAIALGLFVLFIGLKTDQNISNELILVQRWGLLAIVVLLTAGGRFLYVGFAQPALERAKAQKAQAPAVAAEPGFVRRNFNTIGITVLFLYPIVIVMLVGFQGSLKWVDNFGIQILIYVMLAWGLNIVIGLAGLLDLGYVAFYAVGAYAYALLGTHFGLSFWILLPAAGLMAAFWGVMLGFPVLRLRGDYLAIVTLAFGEIIRLVLINWREVTNGSAGISGIPKVSFFGLMSFNVSDPNYISKVLGIAQSGAYYKIFLYYLILLLCLLTAFVTIRLRRLPVGRAWEALREDEIACRSLGINTTTTKLTAFATGAMFGGFAGAFFAARQGFVSPESFVFLESAIILAIVVLGGMGSLGGIAVAAMVMIGGTEILRELDFLKTGLTWGNTTIIPGFGPDFTPELYRMLLFGMAMVIVMLWKPRGFVGSREPTAFLKKRKAVSGSFTKEGHG is encoded by the coding sequence ATGGCTGTTACCGTTTCTCCGGAAAGCGACGTCGTCGCCAGCCCCATCCAGCGTGCCTTTCGCGAGGCGCTCTATGCCGGCGCCATAGCGCTCGGCCTGTTCGTGCTGTTCATCGGCCTGAAGACCGACCAGAACATCTCCAACGAGCTGATCCTGGTGCAACGCTGGGGGCTGCTTGCCATAGTGGTGCTCCTCACCGCCGGTGGACGCTTCCTCTATGTCGGCTTCGCCCAACCGGCACTCGAGCGCGCCAAGGCACAAAAGGCCCAGGCTCCGGCAGTCGCCGCGGAACCCGGCTTCGTGCGCCGCAACTTCAACACGATCGGCATCACGGTTCTGTTCCTGTATCCGATTGTGATCGTCATGCTGGTCGGCTTCCAAGGTTCGCTGAAATGGGTCGATAATTTCGGCATTCAGATCCTGATCTATGTGATGCTGGCATGGGGCCTGAATATCGTTATCGGTCTCGCCGGCCTGCTCGACCTTGGCTACGTCGCCTTCTACGCCGTCGGCGCCTATGCCTATGCGCTGCTCGGCACGCATTTCGGTCTGTCGTTCTGGATCCTGCTGCCGGCCGCCGGCCTGATGGCCGCGTTCTGGGGGGTGATGCTCGGCTTTCCCGTGCTGCGCCTGCGCGGCGACTATCTGGCGATCGTGACGCTGGCCTTCGGCGAGATCATCCGGCTGGTGCTGATCAACTGGCGCGAGGTGACCAATGGCTCCGCCGGCATTTCCGGCATTCCAAAGGTCTCTTTCTTCGGCCTCATGTCGTTCAACGTGTCGGACCCGAACTACATCTCCAAGGTTCTCGGCATCGCCCAGTCGGGCGCCTACTACAAGATATTCCTCTACTATCTCATCCTGCTGCTCTGTCTGCTCACTGCGTTCGTCACCATCAGGCTGCGCCGCCTGCCGGTCGGCCGCGCCTGGGAAGCGCTGCGCGAGGACGAGATCGCCTGCCGTTCGCTCGGCATCAACACCACCACCACCAAGCTCACGGCTTTCGCCACCGGTGCCATGTTCGGTGGCTTTGCCGGCGCGTTCTTTGCCGCGCGGCAAGGCTTCGTCAGCCCGGAATCCTTCGTGTTCCTGGAATCGGCGATCATCCTGGCCATCGTCGTGCTCGGCGGCATGGGCTCGTTGGGCGGCATCGCCGTGGCGGCGATGGTGATGATCGGCGGCACGGAAATCCTGCGCGAGCTGGACTTCCTCAAGACCGGCCTGACATGGGGCAACACCACGATCATACCGGGATTCGGTCCCGACTTTACGCCGGAGCTCTACCGCATGCTGTTGTTCGGCATGGCCATGGTCATCGTCATGCTGTGGAAGCCGCGCGGCTTCGTCGGCAGCCGCGAACCGACCGCCTTTCTCAAGAAGCGAAAGGCCGTATCCGGGTCCTTCACCAAGGAAGGACACGGCTGA
- a CDS encoding ATP-binding cassette domain-containing protein, whose translation MNTSPSMNDAILQVEHLSMKFGGLVAIGDLSFQARRGEITALIGPNGAGKTTVFNCITGFYKPSEGMITLNRSDGSSYLLERLPNHEIPARARVARTFQNIRLFSGMTLLENLLVAQHNKLMKASGYTMLGLFGFSSYRKASAESIDLAKHWLEKANLVDRADDPAGDLPYGAQRRLEIARAMCTGPELLCLDEPAAGLNPKESAALNALLMDIKTSTSILLIEHDMSVVMQISDHVVVLEYGRKISDGSPQSVRTDPRVIAAYLGVDDEEVEAVLTEVGDEDVIEQLDTGPDSAHGPGTSASMLAGPVTDTVGHSEGERVTVSKGASRAAQVDARTNAAASKAASLASVPAAKSKSAAAKSATAAAKPTTKAPTAKATAAKPAGKAPASKAAGVSNRLAAPRAGKADNLTRIKGIGIVNEKKLNQHGIFHFDQIAAWKKSDVEAAEAYLAFDGRIAREEWVSQAKLLASGKETEFSRRVDAGKVETSHPPGKTAAPAAGKRGGRK comes from the coding sequence ATGAATACGAGCCCATCCATGAATGACGCCATCCTGCAGGTCGAGCATCTGTCGATGAAGTTCGGCGGCCTGGTCGCCATCGGCGACCTGTCCTTTCAGGCCAGGCGCGGCGAGATCACCGCATTGATCGGTCCGAACGGCGCCGGCAAGACCACGGTGTTCAACTGCATCACCGGTTTCTACAAACCTTCGGAAGGCATGATCACGCTCAATCGGAGCGACGGCTCGAGCTACCTGCTCGAGCGCCTGCCGAACCATGAGATACCGGCGCGTGCCAGGGTGGCGCGCACCTTCCAGAACATCCGCCTGTTCTCGGGCATGACGCTCCTGGAAAACCTTCTGGTCGCCCAGCACAACAAGCTGATGAAGGCGTCGGGCTATACGATGCTCGGCCTGTTCGGGTTCAGCAGCTACCGCAAGGCTTCGGCAGAATCGATCGACCTGGCCAAGCACTGGCTGGAGAAGGCCAATCTTGTCGACCGTGCCGACGATCCGGCTGGCGACCTGCCCTATGGCGCGCAGCGGCGTCTGGAAATTGCCCGCGCCATGTGCACAGGCCCCGAGCTTCTGTGCCTCGACGAGCCGGCCGCTGGCCTCAATCCAAAGGAATCGGCAGCACTCAATGCACTGTTGATGGACATCAAGACCAGCACCTCGATCCTCCTGATCGAGCACGACATGTCAGTGGTCATGCAGATTTCCGACCATGTCGTGGTGCTCGAATACGGGCGCAAGATCTCCGACGGCAGCCCGCAGTCGGTTCGCACCGACCCGCGCGTCATTGCTGCCTATCTCGGCGTCGACGATGAAGAGGTCGAGGCGGTGCTGACCGAGGTCGGCGACGAAGACGTCATCGAGCAGCTGGACACCGGTCCGGACTCGGCGCACGGACCCGGCACCTCGGCCTCGATGTTGGCGGGCCCGGTGACCGACACGGTCGGCCATAGCGAGGGCGAGCGCGTCACTGTGTCGAAGGGCGCCTCGAGAGCAGCTCAGGTCGACGCGCGGACGAATGCGGCGGCAAGCAAGGCCGCCTCGTTGGCCAGCGTGCCCGCGGCCAAATCAAAATCTGCCGCGGCAAAGTCCGCGACTGCCGCAGCCAAACCGACGACGAAAGCGCCCACGGCGAAAGCCACTGCGGCAAAGCCGGCGGGCAAGGCTCCGGCCTCGAAGGCTGCGGGAGTTTCGAACCGGCTCGCAGCGCCCCGCGCGGGCAAGGCCGACAATCTGACCCGGATCAAGGGGATCGGCATAGTCAACGAGAAGAAGCTGAACCAGCACGGCATCTTTCATTTCGACCAGATCGCCGCGTGGAAGAAGTCCGACGTCGAGGCCGCGGAAGCCTATCTCGCCTTCGACGGGCGCATCGCGCGGGAGGAGTGGGTCAGCCAGGCCAAGCTTCTCGCCAGCGGCAAGGAGACGGAATTCTCGCGCCGCGTCGATGCCGGCAAGGTCGAGACGAGCCATCCTCCCGGAAAGACTGCCGCACCTGCGGCCGGCAAGCGCGGAGGGCGTAAATAA